A portion of the Camelus ferus isolate YT-003-E chromosome 16, BCGSAC_Cfer_1.0, whole genome shotgun sequence genome contains these proteins:
- the CEP131 gene encoding centrosomal protein of 131 kDa isoform X8 → MSGVAVVFTAHTSGSAQWNSPAGAVLGPKKGPRLGAVAVDGAPQGHWDDTKSSKGAVGNCVTTMVHNHYPPSEKAPPPPKSSNHTAPSLNNIVKATTGEGESCSFGKAQKNVARSNHAVQSNSGGAAGQLRRKEVTEEEAERFIHQVNQAAATIQRWYRHQVQRRRAGAASVQCLLESKQAQQRQRLGEGTLLEQHQQKEAARRRAREEKARQARRAAIQELQQKRAQKSGNTDLGLLKGTRETGKPQPTQELPLSPGSAAQETRKASNAGAGLRAAGPEDPRQPAPDTALEPQQFPEDKPQDASSQDTAAGEILEVVAPTEGRAKSRATLDDLLDTLKLLEQEPEPLPRPRAYLKDKYAWTDEEDYASSLTAHNLERFGRLSVAASPPEDGALLSEAKLRSILRFLDETEESGQRQAAPAPQVWRGLREGGRPPLGDEGLPDAAASQGHVPEEGLGCSGPASEASTSAMRLQLEVEEKKQAMVLLQRALAQQRDLTVRRVKETEKELGRQLRQQREHYEATIQRHLSFIDQLIEDKKALGEKCEALVAELKQGDQRRKDREAQMQEQHELEIKKLKELMSATEKVRREKWISEKTRKIKEITVKGLEPEIQKLIARHKQEVKKLKSQHAAELLQADECAAQRYGRQAEELRQHLEREKEALGRQEWERAQQRFEQHLEQEQRALEQQRRRLHSEVAEEKERLGQQAARQRAELEELRQQLEESSSAGGRALRAEFEKRREEQERRHLMELKALKDQLEVEKQMWEANSAKKEEAWLLSRERELKEEVRRGRDEEIERVVRRLEADMTLAREESERAAESRIKRVRDKYEAELSELERSERKLQERCAELKGRLGEAEGESVRLQGLVRQKEKELADVRAVSEQLAGERSGLAQVLRQEFADRLAASEEENRQVRAELAELRARQRLELEQLTREKQAELEEVHGRVKVALAKKEEAVNSLRKQHEAAMKRADHLEELLEQHGRPFPSAK, encoded by the exons ATGTCGGGGGTCGCGGTGGTTTTCACCGCTCACACCTCAGGTTCTGCTCAGTGGAACAGCCCTGCTGGAGCTGTCCTGGGTCCCAAGAAGGGCCCACGGCTGGGTGCGGTGGCTGTGGACGGGGCCCCACAGGGACACTGGGACGACACCAA GAGCAGCAAGGGAGCCGTGGGCAACTGCGTGACCACCATGGTGCACAACCACTATCCCCCCTCGGAGAAGGCGCCGCCGCCCCCCAAGAGCTCCAACCACACGGCTCCCTCCCTCAA CAATATCGTCAAGGCCACCACGGGCGAGGGCGAGAGCTGCAGCTTCGGGAAGGCGCAGAAGAACGTGGCCCGCAGCAACCACGCGGTCCAGAGCAACTCGGGAGGTGCCGCGGGCCAGCTCAGACGGAAGGAGGTGACTGAGGAGGAGGCCGAGAG GTTTATCCACCAGGTGAACCAGGCCGCCGCCACCATCCAGCGCTGGTACCGGCACCAAGTGCAGCGGCGCCGAGCAGGGGCGGCCAGCGTGCAGTGCCTGCTGGAGTCAAAGCAAGCg cagcagcggcagcggctGGGAGAGGGGACCCTCCTGGAGCAGCATCAGCAGAAGGAGGCAGCCAGGAGAAGGGCCCGGGAGGAGAAGGCACGCCAGGCCCGGAGGGCGGCCATTCAG GAGCTGCAGCAGAAGCGAGCGCAGAAGTCAGGCAACACTGACCTCGGGCTGCTGAAGGGGACCAGGGAGACAGGGAAGCCCCAGCCCACCCAGGAGCTGCCCCTGAGCCCGGGGAGCGCTGCCCAGGAGACCCGCAAGGCCAGTAATGCCG GGGCTGGCTTGCGCGCTGCAGGCCCGGAGGACCCCCGCCAGCCTGCCCCCGACACGGCCCTGGAGCCCCAGCAGTTTCCAGAGGACAAGCCTCAG GACGCCAGCTCCCAGGACACGGCAGCTGGTGAGATCCTGGAGGTGGTGGCCCCCACTGAGGGCAGGGCCAAGTCCAGGGCAACTCTGGACGATCTGCTGGACACGCTGAAGTTGCTGGAGCAGGAGCCAGAGCCGCTGCCCCGCCCTAGGGCCTATCTCAAGGACAAATATGCCTGGACTGACGAG GAGGACTATGCCAGCTCCCTGACGGCCCACAACCTGGAGAGGTTTGGGAGGCTCAGCGTGGCCGCCAGCCCCCCCGAGGATGGGGCCCTGCTCTCGGAGGCCAAGCTGCGCAGCATCCTGCGCTTCCTGGATGAGACGGAGGAATCTGGGCAGcgccaggcagccccagccccccaggtGTGGAGAGGCCTCAGGGAGGGAGGCCGGCCACCACTGGGCGATGAGGGCCTGCCTGACGCAGCCGCGTCCCAGGGCCACGTGccggaggaggggctggggtgctcGGGGCCGGCGTCTGAGGCCAGCACGTCGGCGATGCGGCTGcagctggaggtggaggagaagaagCAGGCGATGGTGCTGTTGCAGCGGGCGCTG GCACAGCAGCGGGACCTGACCGTGCGGCGGGTCAAGGAGACGGAGAAGGAGCTGGGCCGGCAGCTGCGGCAGCAGAGGGAGCATTACGAGGCCACCATACAGCGGCACCTGTCTTTCATTGACCAG CTGATCGAGGACAAGAAGGCCTTGGGTGAGAAGTGCGAGGCCCTGGTGGCCGAGCTGAAGCAGGGGGACCAGAGGCGCAAGGACAGAGAGGCCCAGATGCAGGAGCAGCACGAGCTG GAGATCAAGAAGCTCAAAGAACTGATGAGCGCCACCGAGAAGGTCCGCAGGGAGAAGTGGATCAGCGAGAAGACCCGGAAGATCAAAGAGATCACCGTCAAAG GCCTGGAGCCCGAGATCCAGAAGCTGATCGCCAGGCACAAGCAGGAGGTGAAGAAGCTCAAGAGCCAGCACGCAGCCGAGTTGCTGCAGGCGGATGAGTGTGCGGCCCAGCGCTACGGGCGCCAGGCCGAGGAGCTCCGCCAGCACCTGGAGCGGGAGAAGGAGGCGCTGGGCCGGCAGGAGTGGGAGCGCGCCCAGCAGCG CTTCGAGCAGCACCTGGAGCAGGAGCAGCGGGCCCTggagcagcagcggcggcggctccACAGCGAGGTGGCCGAGGAGAAGGAGCGGCTGGGCCAGCAGGCCGCCAG GCAGCGGGCggagctggaggagctgaggcagcagctggaggagagcaGCTCGGCCGGGGGCCGGGCCCTGCGGGCGGAGTTTGAGAAGCGGAGAGAGGAGCAGGAGCGCAGGCACCTG ATGGAGCTGAAGGCCCTGAAGGACCAGCTGGAGGTGGAGAAACAGATGTGGGAGGCCAACTCCGCCAagaaggag GAAGCGTGGCTGCTGAGCCGGGAGCGGGAGCTGAAGGAGGAGGTCCGGAGAGGCCGGGACGAGGAGATCGAGCGGGTCGTCCGCCGGCTGGAGGCCGACATGACGCTGGCCAGGGAGGAGAGCGAGCGGGCGGCCGAGAGCCG CATCAAGCGCGTCAGGGACAAGTACGAGGCGGAGCTCTCGGAGCTGGAAAGGTCGGAGCGGAAGCTCCAGGAACGGTGTGCGGAGCTGAAGGGACGCCTCGGGGAGGCCGAGGGGGAGAGCGtgcgtctgcagggcctggtgcGGCAGAAGGAGAAGGAGCTGGCAGACGTGAGGGCG GTGAGCGAGCAGCTGGCCGGCGAGCGCAGCGGCCTGGCCCAGGTCCTTCGCCAGGAGTTCGCTGACCGGCTGGCAGCCTCCGAGGAGGAGAACCGGCAGGTCAGGGCTGAGCTGGCTGAGCTGCGGGCCCGCCAgcggctggagctggagcagctgaCGCGGGAGAAGCAGGCGGAGCTGGAGGAGGTGCACGGGAG GGTGAAGGTGGCCCTGGCAAAGAAGGAGGAGGCCGTGAACAGCCTCCGGAAGCAGCACGAG GCCGCGATGAAGCGGGCCGACCAcctggaggagctgctggagcAGCACGGGCGGCCGTTTCCGAGCGCCAAGTGA